In the Malaya genurostris strain Urasoe2022 chromosome 1, Malgen_1.1, whole genome shotgun sequence genome, one interval contains:
- the LOC131425198 gene encoding uncharacterized protein LOC131425198 gives MKAFFVCLLLALAGQSLAQSQDEFVEYLLELQEQAEAVHQIMEGTFDNMRFTMSDQLIELNRELISRLNDALVQVEEIRDDTEKLVDDSDADQSCIDVAVANWEIEIEWVGQALQRCASQANLAITRATADVHGAIEDAQAQSTELQNIVVHGFIDWNAIDYTESISVIVGARIEQRHQYFVNVTEPRLERRLQEIFDLTTETLPVISTCIDRGVERFSNYARVIRDTLFFCQ, from the exons ATGAAAGCATTTTTTGTGTGTTTGCTGTTGGCCCTAGCCGGACAA TCGCTGGCCCAAAGCCAGGATGAGTTTGTCGAATATCTACTGGAACTCCAAGAACAGGCCGAAGCCGTGCACCAAATTATGGAGGGTACTTTCGACAATATGCGTTTCACCATGAGCGACCAGCTGATCGAGTTGAACCGAGAGTTGATTTCTCGTTTGAATGATGCCTTGGTTCAGGTCGAAGAAATCAGGGACGACACTGAAAAGCTGGTAGATGATTCGGACGCCGACCAGAGCTGCATCGACGTGGCCGTGGCAAACTGGGAAATCGAGATCGAATGGGTCGGTCAGGCTCTGCAGCGTTGCGCATCTCAGGCCAATCTGGCCATCACCCGGGCAACTGCCGACGTTCATGGTGCCATCGAGGATGCCCAGGCTCAGTCGACCGAACTGCAGAACATCGTCGTGCACGGTTTCATTGACTGGAATGCGATCGACTACACCGAATCGATCTCCGTTATCGTAGGTGCCCGCATCGAACAGAGACACCAGTATTTCGTTAACGTTACCGAACCCCGACTGGAGCGTCGTCTGCAGGAAATTTTCGATCTAACCACCGAAACGCTGCCCGTCATTTCGACCTGCATCGACCGTGGAGTAGAACGTTTCAGCAACTATGCTCGCGTCATCCGTGATACGCTGTTCTTCTGTCAGTAG